From the genome of Dermacentor andersoni chromosome 3, qqDerAnde1_hic_scaffold, whole genome shotgun sequence:
TCTTATGCACGTCTTCGGTCGCTGTCCCGCTTTTGGCTATAAATATGCGGAGTTTTCGCAAGCAGTCCAACACATCTGTGGCCGACACGGACTCGTCGCAGTCTTCGGGTGCTGCCGTAACGTCATAATCCATGTCATCGCTGCATTCCTCTTCTTGAGTCGCCGTGCCCTGGGCGCTCTGCAGTATGTCATCAGTGGTAAGCTCTGCTGAGGTCCATGTCGCCTCGTCACACTGGACATAGTCGTCAAATGTGACTGAAGGATCAACGGCTAGCTGCTCGGCCACCTCGTTCCAAAGCTCGCTCGAACTGTCCTCCCCTAACCAGAACCATAACCAGAAGAAAAACAAGATGGACAGGCGTGATACGGGTGACAGCATGTGAACAACTgagaaaacaagcaagaaaaacgTGATGCGTTGTCGCCTCcgcaacaggaaaaaaagaaaaggcccaCTTCAGCGTTAATtactacgttcttttttttttccttctgccgc
Proteins encoded in this window:
- the LOC129385977 gene encoding uncharacterized protein; the protein is MESPEQASCVKGEDSSSELWNEVAEQLAVDPSVTFDDYVQCDEATWTSAELTTDDILQSAQGTATQEEECSDDMDYDVTAAPEDCDESVSATDVLDCLRKLRIFIAKSGTATEDVHKNADCVLQSL